A window of Loxodonta africana isolate mLoxAfr1 chromosome 3, mLoxAfr1.hap2, whole genome shotgun sequence genomic DNA:
gtaagttacacttaaagcacaatattttttttagtttgtcaACTCCAATCAGGTCCTTGCCCCTGCATGCAACAGAAAGTGCTCCTGAAGAGTCACCAACGTTCTCTATCTTATTAAGTCCAGATTTTGATTCTTCATCCATCACTCACTTCACTTGTCAGCAACATTGACTCAGTTTAGCACTTATTGGAATGAGTTTTTATGTTTCAGGTCTTTCTGTGGTGCAAGAAAAAGTTTATCTTTTTGGTGTGACCagctttattttattctattttatctaTTATTTCATGCGTTTGAAGTGAATCAAGTTCAGATAGCAAAAGGTGAAATCACAATGCCGTCTTGTCTCAATTTGGTTTTCAAAAGTTTATATATTAACAAAATTTAAACAGAAGTAGTTAAAGGTGGTAAAAGACACGAAAAATAGAGCTCATTaaaggtaaaatatttttaagtgaataCTAAATTGGCACACataatttcatctcacatactttggacacattatcaggagggaccagtccttgtaGAATGACAACAGCATGCTtactaaagtgaaaaaaaaaaaggggtagtgaaaaagaggaagactctcactgagatggattgacacaatggctgcaacaatgggctcgaacatagcaacgattgtgaggatggagcaataccgggcagtgttttgttctgttgtgcatagggtcgctatgagtcggaaccgactctgtGGAGCCTGTGAAAAAGAACAACATGCAATATTTTCACACCTGAAATAGGTATCAGGCTTCCTAATGTCATTTGGTTAGATAGAGTTGCTTTCAGTTATAATtaaataaagaagactggaaTGCAGTTAGATAAGAATGGTATGTCCGTGTATGCTAGGTGTGTGACATGGAGGTGAGCAGAAACAGTGGGTGGAGAAAGGTGAATGACAAGCAACCCGCCCTTGTCAGGAAATCATCCATCCTGAATTCCACCTTTTATTGTCTTGGTCTTTAAGGATTTGTACTCTTTGGATCAGAATGACAATAAAATGTTTGGCTAATGAGGAGCTTTGGATATTGAGCCCCTAGGGATACAGAATCTGCAAATAGTCTGCCTGTTACCCCCTCACTCAGcagcagttcttcagtcaggagcCAGCACGCCTGAGACATTACCCACCGTGATCCTCTTGTCCAGGAGCTGTGTGCCTCACTAGGCCCTTCTGCCTTTCCTGTGGAGAGAACGTCCATCTACATCATCCAACATCGAGGGCAGGTGTTAAGCATCATTCCTCAATGACACCAGCCAGGTAACCTAGAGTCCCTTGGTTAACATTTAGAAAGAGGGCAAGTGTTTCATCACAGGGTCATCCAGAGGAAGCTGGGaggagagttgttgttgttaggtgccatagtgAACCCAagcacaacaaaaagaaatgttgcccagtcctgtgccatccttataatcattgctacgcttgagcccattgttgcagtcactgtgtcagtacttcccgctgagggtctttctctcatCAGGGAGAATGATGAGAGTACATGCATAAAATGATTGGAAATAAGTCTTCCATGGACCCCTGCATCTATTCCATCTTCCTGACATGTTTCCATGTATCTTTGCACCAGTCTCAAGGACTTCTCATTCTACCAgtctcctcttctttctctacAATGGAGGGACAATTTTCCTCCTGAACATAAATCTGTCCCTTTTGAAACATGATGaccattttaatgaaaaaatacaaacctgttgctgtcaagttgattcccactcatagcaaccctgtgaaggttttcagaatagaactgccccatagggtttccaaggagcaactggtgaatttgaactgctgaccctttggttagcagccgtagcttttaaccactacggcaccagagtttccagatgaCCACTACAGAATTCTAATATTTACTTGAATTCTTGTGGTAGAGAAGGAGGTGGTTTGTGGAATTTATCTCCTCATTCCTTgtttttaacacatatttttatcATCTCTGTTATCCAGCTCCTATCTTGGAAAGACATGGAGTCTGAGACACACACATCACACCATCTCcctagttcatttattttctctttagaaAGTTGGCAAATATTTACAATGACCACAGGAGCACAGGTAGTATGAAAATACGTATACAAAACCATGACTAACTTTTCACCCCTTTCAAGAACAAATAAATGTTTACACTCAGCTATATTAgattcaggtttttgttttgttttttaataaatagcCAAATAATATGCGTACAGGGGACACAAACTTTCTAGTCTTCTCCattcttctccttcccttcccagaTGGCTTTTGCATCTGGTGATGAAGcttctgctggtccagggaccatatATTTGATTGTCTTGTCACTCATCTTTTCCATCAGTTTAATCAACAATATGGAACCCAGAAACCAAACAGGAGTTTCAGAGTTCTTTCTCCTGGGACTGGCAGAGGATCCAGAACTGCAGCCCCTTCTCTACAACATCTTTCTGTTCATGTACTTGGTCACCATCCTGGGAAACCTGCTCATCGTCCTGGCTATCAGCTATGATTCCCACCTCCatacccccatgtacttctttctctccaatcTGTCCTTTACGGACATCTGTTTAAGTACAACCACAGTCCCGAAGATGTTAGTGAACATCAAGACACAGAGAAACTCTATCACTTACACAGGCTGCCTCACCCAGGTATGTGCTGCCATAATTTTTGGAAGTTTTGAAAATTTTCTCCTTGGaataatggcctatgaccgctatgtggctatTTGTCATCCACTGAGGTACACAGTCATCATGAACCCCCACTTCCTTAGTCTGCTGGTCATACTCTCTTTGTTCATTAGCATCATGAATGCCCTGGTCCATAGTCTGATGTTGCTGAGACTGTCCTTCTGCACAGACCTGGAAATCCCCCACTTCTTCTGTGAAATTGTTCAGGTCCTCAAGCTTGCCTGTTCCAATACTCTCATCAATAACATCATACTATATTTTATGTCTAGCATATTTGGTGGTATTCCTTTCTCTGGGATTATTTTTTCTTACACTCAAATTGTTTCTTCCATCCTGAGAATGCCATCAGCTGCTGGAAAGTATAAAGCTTTTTCCACCTGTGGATCTCACCTCACAGTTGTTTTCTTGTTCTATGGGACAGGATTTGGAGTGTACATTAGTTCTGCATTTACACACTCTTCCAGGAAGACAACGGTAGCCTCTGTGATGTACATTGTGGTCCCTCAAATGATGAATCCTTTTATCTATAGCCTGTTGAGGAACAGGGACATGAAGGGAGCTGTGAGAAAAATCATTGGTAGGATGCTTTATTTTTagtgattgtgtcatctgcttcgGGCTTGGGTTTCTAGAATGAGTAAAAGTAAAAGAAATACTGGAGAGTCAGAATTCCTAACTAGATGACATAATGGCTAAGCGTTATAAAAAAGAGTCAAAAACAACCGCTGTATATTAGTCCCCATTTGTGTACTTCTTCATAGCAAGCTCAGAAATGTGTGCCAGTGtcaaactcaaacttgtacatacttaattgttttaaaaatagcccacatAATCAGAATTTTACCAACTTAGAGCCTTCCTCCCTTACTTATCCCACAAAAATACACCCAGCATTTGCTATCCATAGATGGGCGAAGACCTGTCGCTATAATGATCCTAATGTGCTCTGCCTTTGGAGTACCTTTGACCCAGAGACTCCCCAACTTGCTGCAGTAGGGCTTCTCACAGGGACACAtaatctccctccttccttctgcaCTTCCCTGGGAGTTCTCATCCCTTCTTCTCCTTCTGTTTTCTTCCTGCACCTCTTgcctctggaagacctcctgCTGTGGGAGATTACACCCTACATGCAGCTGTCAATGCATCACACCAATAAAACAGCTTGCTGTTCAACTGCTATCTCATGGTCATAATCTTTTTTCTTGATCATCCTTGAAGTTCATTAAACTCACTACACTAAGTGCATTTCAACTTGGGGTTGAAACCTGACTCTGCTTTTTTGTTTAAATCTCTGCTGTTTCACAAATTATTTCAACTCATTAAACACAGTTTCTTTGGGCAGGTTCCacagaagcagagcctgaggaAGGGCTTTTTATTATAGTGATGTTGTTAGCAGTGTGACCCCAATACCCcgagcatgttttctcctttttcaaaatgggcaactgagagcttaacacaACTAAAAAAGGCCATGATAAATCTATAAGttattcttcctctgcctgcctccttcagGTACATCTGTTAATGattttgttttgaccaaatgttaatgactttggtctttgttttaaactgatgcaaataaccttttgttctgtcaggactacctgtggcatacaacccccacaggaaagctGGAGCCCAGATATCAGATATGCATAtttttagcctaataaagaaatgtctggcaggggactacgAAGACACTTGTAACCATTGTAAGATTCTGTATAAGCTCTAACGTCAAAATTGCCCTTCCAGACTccacagagacagcctgtgttgctgccagGTCCCAggtgatgtatgcatctccttaataaactttctcactctttctgacttggagtatgtttcattggctggACTGCTCCAGGGAACGGATCCTGATCAGGTAACAGTAGCCTTCTCAGACAAAATCAAGTAGGAGACAATGGACAAGGCAGGGACGGATCTAAAGAGAGTAACTTCAGGCTGATCTAATGGAGAGGTTTGTGAATTGCACCCCATACTAACCTCCTGTGAGACAAGGATGCTGACCTTTCAGGCCCCAATTTAGTACTTACTGAGATCTTTCACTGATAAACTGTCTCTGATAATGGCAACATCGGCATCCACCAGACTCAGTTTCATCACCTACAAAATGATCTCTGTAATTTGAGATGATTGTGAGGTATTTGAATTTCATCAGTGCAGAAGCCTTTGGttctaagaagaaaaagaactgactCTAATATCCTCAAGCAATAAAGTTATATGTCATTACAAAGAAAGGCCTTCAGAGGTAGGGAATGTACAGGAACAAGAGAGTAGGCTTCATTTAGTCCTCTGTGAGGTGGCTTCATCCTAGAACTGGTTCCCTTTATGGTCGCCTGATTGTTGCAACAGATTCAGGTCTCATATCCGCACATGATgcccagagagagaaaacttgcTGTCCTTCTCTGGGTTTACTGTTACTAGGCATTTCCATGGAATCATCAGAAGACAGCCCCTCTGTACTCAGTTGAATAATGCCTCCCCACAAAGATATCCCAATCCCTGGAAGCTCTGAGTTTCACTGATATTATAAGAGGGTGAATGTTCTTGTCTGTGCTTTTGGTGCCACATTTAAGAAACTATTTTCCAATCCAAGATCATAAAGATTTGCCTCTCTGTTTCCTCCTAAGAGGTTTATAGTTTTAGCCTATGGTCTCTGATTTGATAAACTGATGATGATAGGGAGCtcaaacaaaaatccaaatacaaacaaaacttAGATCCATAGTTCTTGGCCATGTAGTGAGCCAGTTTCACTAGGAAAATCCACTGTTTCTTGGATTTGGCATATCCCATTTTGAGACAGCCCTAATCACTGCAAAACACCAAATTCACCAAACTCATTATAAATATTGAATTCAAGCTTAAAATGCAAAAGGAGTAGAGCTGGAGAGCCTGAGAGGGCTTATCAAGATGACCTTCAGATGCTCCACAGAGGCAGTATGCTGAAAGGGCTTTTATGGACATTACATCTATGTCCAATGAGAGCTCTGGGGGAAGTTAGTCATTTGCTATTGATCCAACTTCTGATGCCAGGAATTGTCAAAAAAACTAAATGCACAGAGAAACACCAGAAATTAATGTAACAGAATATTTTTGTTGTGAGTAGATATGATTCAAATCAGGCAGCAGTCAACTGAAAAATGTAGGGAAGGTAGGTCAAAGAGGGGATAGTGAAAACAGGTTAGGCAGGTTATTGTCATGTTAATTTCTAAGGAGATAGTATGAGAATACATGCAGGGTTCCAGGGTCAGTCAGTTGTAGCAGCAGAATCACTAAGAAAATGCCATACATTTTCCAGTTAGACTGTGGGTTCCTGCTTCTTAAAACTGGCTGTATGTTGgcaattctttaaaagaacctAATACCTGAGGCAAAACAGTCTCCACTAAACTGCTCACTAGGATACTGTTTGACTTGAAGATTACTCCAGGAAAATCAGTTCATTAAAGGCTCAAGTTTCAAAAGAATACCTTAGGGCAAATGGTGTGGATCAACCCAATTCCATGAACCAGGAAATAGATTCCAGGGGAATTAAAATGGTTTAtcaaaaactggatgtccatctgtaaaaaaaaaaagaaagaaagaaagaaacaggacccatacctcacaccatacacaaaaactaacataaaatatatcacagaact
This region includes:
- the LOC135230866 gene encoding olfactory receptor 7G1-like, which translates into the protein MEPRNQTGVSEFFLLGLAEDPELQPLLYNIFLFMYLVTILGNLLIVLAISYDSHLHTPMYFFLSNLSFTDICLSTTTVPKMLVNIKTQRNSITYTGCLTQVCAAIIFGSFENFLLGIMAYDRYVAICHPLRYTVIMNPHFLSLLVILSLFISIMNALVHSLMLLRLSFCTDLEIPHFFCEIVQVLKLACSNTLINNIILYFMSSIFGGIPFSGIIFSYTQIVSSILRMPSAAGKYKAFSTCGSHLTVVFLFYGTGFGVYISSAFTHSSRKTTVASVMYIVVPQMMNPFIYSLLRNRDMKGAVRKIIGRMLYF